The Lathyrus oleraceus cultivar Zhongwan6 chromosome 5, CAAS_Psat_ZW6_1.0, whole genome shotgun sequence genome includes the window CGTTAATACAGAATGTGAATAGGACTAATACTGACAACGCCCAAACATACCAACAATTGTCAGCACAGATGGGACGCATATCAGGTTTTTTAGGTGCCCCACAACCTGTTGTTCGACGTAGGTCAAACCAGGTTATAATCCAGGGCGAAGAACCAACGATAGATCAGGTTCGACCACAAAGGTAAGCCCCTGACGAAAGAGTCATGGGGGCAAGATTGGAACAACAACCAATTCGACGGGAAGTCCCTGAAGAACAACCTAGGAGAGTGATAATGGTTAATAGAGACCAGGATGTAGACGAAGTAATTCATAGGGTTAGGCGGGAAAACATGATGGAAAATGACCTAACCAGTATGATAGAGAGAATCATGGCCCAGAATGGTCTAAACACAGGACTTCGACGACCAAACTATTCTTCTCCTCTGTCAGAGTATGTCCTGCAAACAGAATTACCAAGGGATTGTAAAatccctaagttcaccaaatttTCAGGGGATACTAGTGAATCCACTATAGAGCATATAGCCAGATACATGACTGAGGCGGGGGATTTGGCGAACAGTGAGAACTTGAGGATGaaatatttccctagttcttTAACAAAGAACGTCTTCACGTGGTTTACGAATTTACCACCAAATTCCATAGATGCTTGGCCCCAGTTAGAAAGATTGtttcatgaacaattctacatgggccAAACTAAGATAAGTCTTAAGGAACTAGCCAACATCAAGAGAAAATTCACCGAACCTATAGATGATTATCTGAATAGGTTCCGCTTGTTAAAATCTAGATGCTTTACAATAGTACCTGAACacgagttggtcgaaatggccgctggAGGTCTGGACTATTCCATCGGAAAAAGTTAGACACCCAGCATCTAAGAGACATGGCCCAATTAGCAGATAGGGTTCGACAGGTCGAACGCTTAAAATCTGAAAAGGCCAGAGCAAATAAGAATTATAAGAAAGAGAGGGTTGCTTATGTCGAATTCGAAGACGAAGAGTCTGAAATTGCTGAAGACCCCTATGGTCTTGAGGAATTCGAAGTAGATTTGGCAGAATTAAAAGAAGCACCACCCTACACCTGCAAATTACTTACACCTTTGAATGGCAGAAATCCTGTCGAAACTGAAAAGAACGATAGATTTCCCAAAAAGACTTACACATTTGATGTCACCAAATGTGATGAGATCTTCGATCTATTGGTAAAAGATGGCCAAATGATAGTGCCTCCTAATACCAAGATTCCTCCGTTAGAACAACGAAAGAAACGAGGTTTCTGTAAGTATCACAGTTTTTTGGGCCATAAAACTTCACAAtgctttcttttcagggatcttattCAGAACGCAATCAGAGATGGCCGCCTCAAGTTCGCCGACAAAGGAAAAAACCAGATGGAAATTGATACTGATCCCCTTAACGTTGCTGAAACCAACTATGCTGAACCTGTCGAAATCAACATGGTTGGCATAAGGGAAGTGGAAGTTGTAGAAATAGCAGGAACTGGAGACTACACGCTGAATGGAAAGCAGGCTACTGATGGCCTAAGTAACAACGTTTCCTTTGGAGCCTCTGTCAAAAGCAAACGGGTTGCTAACGTCGAACCAAGGACCACTGAAGGTCTTAGAGGGAAAACAACCAAGGCTACTGAGGGCCTAAGAAAGAAGTTCGAAGCAAATTCAATCACTGATGGCGCTAGTCTGGGCGTCAACATGGTAGACCTGAAGCAAATTCCCCCAGAAATGGAGGAAGTGGAGGAATGTTTGAAGATGGAGCAAGAAGGGATGAAGTTTGGCTATCCTAAAGCCAACGAAAGCCTACGTGAGTATCTATGGAGATGTCACTAAAAGAATGTTGACATGTTATTGTGCCCTAGATGCAGCATCAGGATATCTCGAAGGGTGGCTGAGGATTACGAGAGATGGCAACGAACAAAGACAGAGAGAAACTGGAGGAAAGAAAGCCAATTGCAGAAGGTGTACCCCACACCAGGAGAAAGCCTTCTGGGTTTCATTGTGCGCTGCTACAAATATGAAACAGAATGTTTGATGTGTCCCAGGTGTGGGGCAGTGTACAATAGAGAATTAGCCGAAGCATTCGAAAGAATCCCATATGACCAAGGTTGGGACGGACATGGAGGAAATCCAAACATGTATAGCTTCGACAAGAGGGGAGCACCTAGGTGACCAGATAGCCCTCACCCAAGGGCGAAGAGAGTCATGTTCAAATTGCCAGCAAAAGTCCCTGAGGACAAGTGGACTCAGGTAGGACCAAAGAAAGGAAAGTGGAGAAGTTTCGAAGATGGAGGAAGGACCTCGTGGGCATACAGAAGACAATTTCAGGTGTCCAAAAGAGAGGCTATCAGGTTGGAAAATTACAAAGGGAAGAACCCCATGTCGAGATCCCAATGGAGAAGGCATCAAAGGATAAGGAAAGCAGAAAGAGAAATGAATCAAAAAGAAACTGGAGAATCCAGCAACGTCAGGAATCCCCCAAATATCATGAATTCGACCAAACCACCTATAGGAAGAAAGTTATTTCCAGATGAAAACATAACTCAGAAGGTTCAGAAGGAATAAGCGAAAGAAGAGGAAATGCTCACAGATGATTTCGAGTCCGACAGAGTGTCTTCCGTGAATATGAATTGTAACGTGGTCTCAGTCTTGTCGTACGAGTATAACCAGGAAACAGAGGTCGAAGATAATGAGGAAGCAGACGCTGCGGAGATGGCGAAGCATCAACCAGTGTGTTATTATGTTCTGAACAGTGGTGTTGTCAAGAACAGAACGCTATGTTCGAAAGGCCACACCAGGGGATGCAGAGTCACCTCAAACCCCTATACATTAGGGCCAAAGTCGGACAAGTGGGAGTGAATAAAGTCTTGGTAGGGGTCGAAGGTTTCTCATGTCGGAGGAAGTCCAGCAATGGCAGCTACGTCGAAAAGTGTGGGAGTCATCATTCCACAAGGAAGATGAAAGGTGTTATAGGTACTATCCCAGAAATATAGGCTGGAGAGTAATAAAGGCTGACAATAACTAAACCCAAGCTTCGACATCTGGATTAGGTAAAAAATACCCAATTCTTTCCAAAGTGAGGCTTTCTTCTTCTCAACTTTTGTTAACCAAGCAAGATAGGATTTATCTAGGGTT containing:
- the LOC127080550 gene encoding uncharacterized protein LOC127080550, giving the protein MGARLEQQPIRREVPEEQPRRVIMVNRDQDVDEVIHRVRRENMMENDLTSMIERIMAQNGLNTGLRRPNYSSPLSEYVLQTELPRDCKIPKFTKFSGDTSESTIEHIARYMTEAGDLANSENLRMKYFPSSLTKNVFTWFTNLPPNSIDAWPQLERLFHEQFYMGQTKISLKELANIKRKFTEPIDDYLNRFRLLKSRCFTIVPEHELVEMAAGGLDYSIGKS